The Rhododendron vialii isolate Sample 1 chromosome 3a, ASM3025357v1 nucleotide sequence TCATAAGCAAGAAAAGCACAGAGGagttttcttgttttccttaCATCATTGCTCTACTGGTTAGCTTCATTTATACTTGGTATGGCTTGCCTGTTGTAAGCTATAAGTGGGAAAATTTATCCCTGGTCCCTGTTAATGGCGTAGGTGTTCTTCTTGAAATCTCCTACATTCTCACATATTTCTGGTTCACTTCGGCTGGAGAGAAGGCAAGCTACTATATATCTATAAACTTCTCCATACCATTAGcaagttctttttttcaattgcaAGTCATCCTTGTAGGTTCACATGCAtgataaatttcttttgttgattCCTTTACCATTTATGTAAATCTTTATAAAGTGGTCTATAAAGATCAATTTACATGTGTGCATGTAATTCGCATTTGACAAGAATCATATGCAACTATGGTATACGATGACTAGTTATTCGTAGCTATGAAGATTCTCGATACTCAATAGTTTTCCATATAACCTAATTAAGAGGATGATATAAACATGTGTTTCCACCCTATGGTGCAGAAGAAGGTAGCTATGATGACAGTACCTGTAATTCTTGTTATCTGCATCACCGCAACAATATCAGCTTTCATTTTCCACGATCACCATCACCGCAAGCTGTTCGTTGGGAGTGTTGGACTCTTATCCTCGGCGACATTGTATGCGTCGCCTTTGGTTGCCGTGGTGAGTTCTCTAACCACCATGTCCATACTTGTCTTTTTCCAATATATACGACTCCCTAATATGGCAGCAAGCAAATAAGTTATATTTCGTTCATATAAGAAAGctcatgcatgcatatataagCCACACACTAAATACGATTCATATTGCAGAAGCAAGTAATACAAACGAAAAGCGTGGAGTTTATGCCATTCTACTTGTCATTTTTGGCATTCCTAACAAGTTCGTCTTGGTTGGCCTATGCACTGCTGAGCCATGATCTCGTTCTTGCGGTTTGTGAGATAGTTTAAGATCAATTTTAAACAATTTAGCATTTCAGGTCAAGATTTGATTCTCTAACTCAAATTTGCACATATTTGCAGTCTCCTAATCTGATCGGCACATCTTTAGCGATTCTCCAGCTTGTGCTTTACTTTAAGTACAGGAACAAGGGAATTGTGGAAGAACCCCACAAATCAGATGCAGAATGGTGCGTATACCAGGTCCCAAGCCCGATTCACACAACTCCACGAGCATTGGCGTTCGAAGGTAGCCCAACCAGTGTCCATCGACTTATGGTTGGAGGATGATATCAGTGGGCCCAACTAGATGTTGTTAGATTTGCTTATTCAGTATTTATCTAGATAGATTGTCATTTAGAGTTTTATCTTGCTAGAACTTTAGGCTGATTATCACTATTGTTAGGTGATCTTTATCTTAGTTTCTTTATCTCTTTGTGGGAGCCTATTTATAGGGGCTCTCATCTTTTGTTTGCAATCATTCGattgaataaaaatatcatttctTGAGTTGGCATAGGTACAGGGATACCCAGGTCTTGTTTCACCCTTGGGTACAAAGATGCCCTTAGGTACAAAGATACCTAGGGTTTGCTACCAGTTCTACATCACACAAAAGAATGGTGAGGAAACCAAGTGACAGTTGCAGTCCATGGATGCTGAAGATAACATCGTCAAGAATTGAAGCGAATTGGTTACATGAAGGTCTGTTTGGATCCCTCTCTTTATTAGCCGCGCCCCGAAGTATGGGTTGCTGGGAGTCACAATTCAACTAGAAGTCTCAAAATATATGAAGGATAGCTAATGCAGTTTGCAATTATCTTGCAATTCATGTGTACAATAATGCGATAAGAGCAATGTAAGCTTTTCTGAGCACCCAACTATATAACAAATCATAAGCAGGAGGAGGAATACATCCATTAGTAAAAGAGATGCTTTGAAAAACTGAGGATAATCTGATATACAGAACAGAGTGAAATAACACCAGAAACTTTGGAAGTAAAGTTATGTAATCAATCAATGTAGTCCAACTGTATACTTACAGGTTCCTTGATCTTCTAAATTCAAAAACAAGGGTTACCGCGTAGAAAAGTACCTGAACCGGAATAGGATAAACAAAGAAATCAGAGAGTGTGGCGGGGAATTTCTCATTCGCAATGTCTTTTTGGATGGTTTTTAATCGTTTGCTCCATTGCAATCGTCTTCATGTAGCAACCAAGTCTGTCAGCCTCGATATAGCTCCCATGTGATATACCACAAGAAACGCAGAACCAAAAATCATCTATGATGAAGATGGTCAGCAAAAGAAGGTTGAAAAACCACTCGCGAAGCAAGAATAACTCAACCACCACAGTAAGTTAAAATCTATCAACCTAATTTATGGGATTATGCATGAACAACAAATTAGGAACTAAAGCAAGCAAGAATGACACATGGATATACGTGAAACACCCCAAGGCGGGAAAAACCCACAGGAGGGAGTAAGGCACACACTTAAAACACAGATATGAATACTCTCTCGCAACCAAAACATGATTCCTCAATGTTGGTTTAGATGCTGTTTGATGAATCATCGTGAACTGCTCCAATATGATGCTTCTTCAAGACTCGAATCTTTGATCTCTACGCATGACTGCCCCTTAGTTCAACCTCCAAATTTTCTCTGGTCAATATGACAGGCGTACTCATTCTTCTTGAGATCTCCTTCATTGTCAACTATTTTGGGTTCACTTTGGCAAGGGGAAAGACAAGCTATATCTTTATACCATTTCTCAATAAGTTTAGcaagtcttttcttttcaatcgCAAGTCATCCCATGCATGAGAAATTTCATTTTGCTTATAGTCATATAGGATTTGCTGAAATCTTCATAAAGTGATCCATAAAGATAATTTTGCATGTATGAACATATTCCACATTTTTTACGTAAAAATTAACGCAAATGTGATAGGAGTATACAATAAGATATTTGTAGCTAAAGAAATATATGGAAAGTTGGATAGTTTTCCACCTAACTTATAAGAGAAATATATAAACATGTGCTTCCAACCTATGGTGTAGAAGAAGCTTGCTATGATGATAGTACTAGTCATTCTAATTTTTTGCATCACGGCAACATTATCAGTTTGCGTATTGCACCATCACAACCACCGCAAGGTGTTTGTTGGCAGTGTCAGACTCGTAGCCTCGGTAGCAATGTACTGCTCGCATTTGGTTGTCATGGTGAGTTCTCTTCCACCCATCGCACCCACAGTTGACTTGTTCAGGTATAAAACTCCCTAATTTGGGAAATGTGGAAAAGTTGTGCCTAGTCCGAATAAGTTCGTGCATGCACATACAACTCACACACTAGATACAATTCATATTGCAAAAGCATTTTGATGCGGCGGCTTCATCCACTTGAATTCAAGATTTTATGCATTGGATCAATTGGCTTGATTGTATAATCAACAATGGAATGGAAtgtcttctttttattcttcgATATAAATCACATATCTTCGTCGACAGAAATAGCAACACAAAAGGGGATTAGGTAGGTTACGCTAAAGCtactttttctattttcctcGAGGTCAAATCTTCTGTACCAAATAATTCTTTGTACCTCTGTTCCTTTGCATTTTCAGCCGCACGATTGCACAGAGTTATCTTCCCGGGAATGAAGTTACAAACACTTTTTGGTACAATTGATCTGGTAGAATTTTCCTCCCATTGTTTTGCAATGGTGCGAACCCAAGCCCATAGAATTTGGAACGTAATTTCTGAAGCACTCCCAGCAATTGAATCCTGAATTATTAGGAAAATAAatgagaattgattttcacactcccttttttttatatccacactcccttttttgtcttttagcaaaaaaaaaaagaggctaaaatacaaaaaagggaGTTTGGATATCAAACAAGggagtgaaaatcaattcccaaaataaatacttggtaattgatttttgaactcccctttgtattttttgtacttctttCTTGTCGACATTTATCTGAATTTACATCTGTGCTCTGTTTTATGTATAAAACAATAGCAAGAGAAAAGTTAATGTTGTAATTTCAGTACAAATAAAAATCACAAAGTTagatttgggtaattttttacaTCACTAGACAAGTAATAAGTGAAATAACTGAAGAAGAGTAGCTTAGGCAGACAGACAATGGGATTAAAATCTTTGAATGATCATTTTTGAAACTTCTGTaatactttttgaaaactaCTTATGAATCTAGATATCTTGATGACCCAATTTCCCCCCTGAATCTAACAAATAGATTGAGAACGTATCGCCTTCTCTGGCAGGAGAATATATTCTTAACACTTGCATTTCATTTCCCTGGAATCTCTGGATACGTGCCATTACCCTTGCCATAACATTCAATTTCCGATCACATAGAGAATGATTCTGAGTCTAAACAACACCTGATGTG carries:
- the LOC131319732 gene encoding bidirectional sugar transporter SWEET3-like yields the protein MEDRLRVSVGVMGNVVSIFFYAAPILTFKRVISKKSTEEFSCFPYIIALLVSFIYTWYGLPVVSYKWENLSLVPVNGVGVLLEISYILTYFWFTSAGEKKKVAMMTVPVILVICITATISAFIFHDHHHRKLFVGSVGLLSSATLYASPLVAVKQVIQTKSVEFMPFYLSFLAFLTSSSWLAYALLSHDLVLASPNLIGTSLAILQLVLYFKYRNKGIVEEPHKSDAEWCVYQVPSPIHTTPRALAFEGSPTSVHRLMVGG